In Arthrobacter sp. CJ23, the genomic window GATCGCCCCCAACTTCGCCCTCGGATCGGTGCTGGCCTCGGCCTTTGCCGCCAAAGCCTCCCAGTACTTCGAGTCGGTGGAAATCATCGAGCTGCACCACCCCAACAAGGTGGACGCGCCGTCGGGCACTGCCGTCCGCACCGCCCAGCTCATTGCCGCAGCGCGCAACGAAGCCGGCGTCCCGGCCAGCCCCGACGCCACTGAAACCGCCCTCGACGGCGCCCGCGGCTGCGACGTTGACGGCGTCCGCGTCCACAGCGTCCGCCTGCGCGGGCTGGTGGCCCACCAGGAGGTCCTCCTCGGCGGCCCCGGCGAGCAGCTGACGTTCCGCCACGACTCCTACGACCGCGCCTCCTTCATGCCCGGCGTGCTGCTGGGCCTGCGCAAGGTGGCGGAGCACCCCGGTCTCACGGTCGGCCTCGACGGCTACCTGGATCTGGGGCTCTGATGGGCACCTTGTGGGCCGGGTTCAAGAAGAACCGCACCAAGATCTGGGTCGGCGCCGTCACGCTGCTGCTGGTGCTCTACCTGGTGGTGTCCTTCCAGCGCTCCATTCTGCTGCTGGGCGATGCCAACCTGGTGGCCAAGGGCATCGGCGCGGCCTACCTGGTGCTGCCCCTCGTGGGGGCCTGGGCGCTCATCCGGGAACTGCTGTTCGGCGCTCGCACCGAGCAGATGGCCAAGGTGCTTGAGGCCGAAGGCGGCCTGCCTGAG contains:
- the dapB gene encoding 4-hydroxy-tetrahydrodipicolinate reductase, which translates into the protein MTEQLAVAVLGAHGRMGIEAVKAVEAAADMKLVAALGRGDSLDALVDAGAKYVVDLTVPDSTEANIRFAVEHGMHAVVGTTGWDAGRLAALRALLAENPGTGVLIAPNFALGSVLASAFAAKASQYFESVEIIELHHPNKVDAPSGTAVRTAQLIAAARNEAGVPASPDATETALDGARGCDVDGVRVHSVRLRGLVAHQEVLLGGPGEQLTFRHDSYDRASFMPGVLLGLRKVAEHPGLTVGLDGYLDLGL